Within the Patescibacteria group bacterium genome, the region TGGCCATGCACTTTCATACTCAATCCCTTTTCGCGAACTTTCATGGGATCAAAATAGATGCGCGGTTGGCCTGCGAAACGTTCAATGCGGTCACGATGGGCCATAACAACCATTCCGGGGCGTAGTTCTATTTCATGTGCGAAGGGATAGACAATCGAAGCATTCGTCATACTCATGATGAAATGTACAGTAAGTCAATAATAAGTAACCTTAAAAAAAATACAAGTGCACACTTGACATACTGCGGGTATTTTCTAATATCACATTGATGAAACGAACAGTATTGTTCCTTACAATTCGACCATGACATACGAACTTGTAGATATTGCCAGAGGTATTGCGCAGCACTTCACAAATCAGCCAAGTACGGTGCTTGGTACTCATGCTCTTTGGGATCGGGATGGCATGCGCCTAGCATTAGTTAAACTCATTATCCGCTATACCAACTATTGCAACCGCTATGATTTGGAGATGTTAGATATCGATTTACTTGATTTCATCGCATGCAATGAAGACTTCAATGCCCGCTATGGCATGCGCGCTCCACGACTCTATATCGGTATGATCATCGGCATTGCTGCACATCTGAATCTCTTTGAATATATGCCTTCGTACCAGCAGTCATCCCAAGATATGCGAATGGGCACAGATGGCAATCATGAAAATGGCGATGTTCCTGAAGAACTTAAACGCATCAGCATATTCGATCTTCTAAGAATTGAGCCTATTCACTATGCAGATTCGCTTGTAGCTGCTCTGCCGTGCATGGCGCACTCGCATGCATTTCTTTCATCGCTTATCTCTCGTAGTTTTAAGTATGAGGTATTCCGAAAACTCAAGGGCTATGACCATCTCTTTGGTTGGAGTGAGTACGTTCATGCACTTGCCGCTAAAACGCTCCTCCTTCCCGGAATCAAACAAACACCGAGAGGAATATGCATTGACCGCGATATACTCTTAGCTCACCATGCTGGCAAATAATCAATTACGCGAACTTCTTGTCGCTTATCATCAGAAGCCGAATACTTCACAACTCGCCGCCCTTGCCACCGAACTCTATCCGCTCATAAATAAGGTCTATACGAGCCTGCATATTGATTATTCATGGAATAGGGACCAACTCACCAGCATAGGACACGGGAAACTTCTACATCTTCTCACAAACAAAGAAATTCTTCGCGCACAATCCGTTCGCGCATTTGTAATTCAGAGCCTAAAGAATGCTATGCTTGATGCCCTAAAACACCAACATGAAAGTGTTGGCATCGAAGATGATGTGCGAAACGAAATGGCAGAGATAGCCATTCCCGGTCCGGATGAACTATTGGCAGATGATGTTGCGAATGAAACACGCCTTCTTGCCGCAATGGATGCTCTTGAATCACTTCCGCTCGATCGAAAAACAATGCTCTATTTGTACTACTTTGCAGGCTGGACGTTCCAAGAAATTGCGGATTCATTCGGCTGGGGACGAGGCCTCAAGGGACATACATCGGTGCATGTCAAGCGTTCCACGCAGGAACTGGCAGAGTATCCCGGCCTATGGTCGCTGTATCACTTATGAACGGTACATCGGCCGTTTTTTTATTGATCTGCGCTTACGCTGAAAGGTAATGGCAAAGCGGTGCGCTTCGTCGCGCAAGCGCATGAGAAGCTGTAATGCCGCACTGCGGTTCGAAATACGCAGGGGTTTTGGCGCCCATGCGACATACACTTCCTCAAGTTTTTTTGCGAGTCCTATGGTTGGCAATTCCAATTCGGCTTCCCGAAGTGCTTTTTTGGCGCTATTCAACTGCCCCCTTCCTCCGTCAATGACAAGAAGGTCGGGTTGCTGTTCCTTCCCTTCCTTAATGCGTTTTGCAAAACGGGAAATCACCTCATGGATCATGGCAAAATCATTCATGCCTTCAACATTTTTTATTATAAATTTACGGTACCCTGATTTCACCGAATTGCCATTGACAAACTGCACGAGCGAACCAACGCTTTGGACACCTGATAACGTGGATATGTCAACACAATCAATGGTCATTGGCAAACGTTCGAGGCGCAACAATCTCTGCAATTCAACCAATTGGTCGCCATGCTCAGTGAGTTTCAGGGTAAGATTCTTTTTCACCATGTCCAGAAGCTTTTTCTTTATTCCTCTCTGCGGAACAATGCATTTGACTCCATGTCCGGTACGTACACTCAAATACTTTTCTAATTCCTTTCTGTTAACTGGTTCGCCCGGAATCACGATCTCATGCGGTATGGAACTTCCGATATAATACTGTTCAAGAAATGATTGGAAAATTTCACGTTCGGAAAGCGGATACTCGCCCAGTGAAAAACGAAATTCTTTTTTGCCCGATATTACACCTTTCTGAAAATGGAATACTTGTATCAACAACACATCGCCCGAAACAATATAATTGCATACATCTTGATTCAACTGTGATGGCCGGGCAACTTTTTGCTGTTCAATACTTCGCAATGCCGCAATTTGATCACGATAGATTTTTGCTTTTTCAAAAAGCTGCTTATCTGCGGCATCTTCCATGCGACGCTGGAGTTGTGCGACAAGCTGCTTGAAGTCGCCACGCAAAAACGTTCGTGCACTTTCAATGCTCTGCCTGTATTCTTCGGGTTGTATCGCGCGTATGCATGCGCCGCTGCATATTCCCAAATGATAGCGAAAGCATGGTTTTCCCGTGTTTGGCTTTTTGCACAATAGAAATAACGAATATATAAGTCGCAGAGCTTCATTGCGCGCTGACGCAGAAACATAGGGACCAAAAAAATTCCCATCACGCGTCACTTTGCGCGCAATGACAAATCTTGGATACGATTCATGTGTTTCTTTGATATACGCATACCGCGTTCCCCCGCTTTGCAAATCGATGTTATATCGCGGATGATATTTCTGAATCAGCTGCGCTTCGAGTAAAAAACTTTCTGTTTCCGTATCCGTTGCTATAAAATCAATATCAGAAATTGCAGCTACAAGCGAAGTTGTTTTTTCATCACGCGCATGCATGTAGGAAGCAACTCGTTTTCTCAAGTCTTTTGCTTTGCCAACATAGATAATATGGCCTCCAGCATCTATCATGAGATAGCACCCGGGAGAATGGGGAATATGTTTACTTCTTATTAACAATACAAGTGACATGGATTATTTTTTTAACGCGTGTTTCAAATACGTCCCAGTCCAGCTTTTTTCGACTCGCGCAATTTCTTCAGGTTTTCCTTTTGCAACAATTTCCCCTCCGCCCTTCCCGCCTTCGGGGCCTAAATCAATGATATAATCCGCCGTTTTGATAACATCGAGATTGTGTTCGATGACAATAACGGTATTCCCCTTCTCAACCAAGCGATTGAGTACATCAAGAAGCTTGCGAATATCTTCAAAGTGCAAACCTGTCGTTGGCTCGTCAAGAACATAAACGGTACGCCCCGTGTCACGACGAGAAAGTTCTGTTGCCAACTTGATGCGCTGTGCTTCGCCTCCTGACAGCGTTGTGGCGTTTTGTCCAAGCTGGATATAGCTCAAGCCGACATCATAGAGTGTTTGAAGTTTATTATGAATGCGGGGTATCGGCTTAAAAAATACCAATGCTTCTTCCACGCTCATTGCAAGAACATCGGCAATCGTTTTTTCTTTATACGTAACGGAGAGCGTTTCATCGTCGTACCGCTTGCCATTGCACACATCGCAAGTAACATACACATCAGGTAAAAAATGCATCTCTATTTTTATAACGCCATCGCCTTCGCAATTGCCACACCGCCCTTCTGCAACATTAAAACTAAACCGTCCCGGCTGGTAGCCGCGCATTTTTGATTCTTTTGTCTCGGTAAACAAATCACGGATATACGTAAAAACACCTGTGTACGTAGCGGGATTTGATCGTGGTGTGCGGCCGATAGGATCCTGATCTATGATAATTGCTTTATCTATTTGATTAAGGCCTTCAATACGGTTGCATGGCGCGATTGCTTCGGGCGAGAAACCAAAATGTTTTGAAATGCCATTATAGAGCGTATCGTTTACCAGGGTACTCTTTCCACTCCCCGACACTCCCGTTACACATGCAAAAACAGAAAGTGGAAAAGCCGCATCAATGGTTTTAAGATTATTACCGCTTGCACCTTTAACCGTAATATATCCGCGTGGAATGCGCCGACTAGTAGGCAAAGGTATACTGCTTTTCCCTGATAAGTAGCTGCCGGTAAGCGATTTTTTTGATCGTATGATTTCTTTTATACTCCCTTGCCCAACAATACTGCCGCCGTGCATACCAGCTCCCGGTCCAATATCTATGATGTGGTCGCTAGCTCGCATGGTTTCTTCGTCGTGTTCCACAACTATTACCGTGTTCCCAATATCCCGCAATCCCTTGAGTGTAGCAATAAGTTTTGCATTATCACGCTGATGTAAGCCAATTGACGGCTCATCAAGAATATAAAGAACACCTCGCAATTCAGAACCGATTTGTGTAGCAAGATGAATACGCTGCGCCTCTCCACCGGAAAGCGTGCCTGCCATACGGCCAAGTGTAAGATATTCCAGTCCGACATTCAGAAGGAAGGTCAAACGATTTTGAATTTCTTTAAGCACCTGATGCGCTATTTTTTTCTGTGCCTCCGTTAATTCAAGTGAGAAAAGAAAATCGCTGCATTCTTTGATCGGCAAATCCGTAACATCAATAATCGACTTTGCATCAATCTTTACCGAAAGGCTTTCACTTCGCAAACGCTTGCCCTTACATGAAGGACATTCAGTGTGTTTCAGGTAGCGCCCTATTCCTTCACGGCGTTCATCGGAGTCTGTTTTTGCATACATCCGCTTAAGTTGGGGTATGACACCTTCATACCCGCTTTCGTCATCCCCCCATAGAATCACGCGAATAGCATCTCTTGGGATGGACTTTATCGGCATGGTGATATCAATATGGTAATGCTTTGAGATTGCGCGCAGAGTCGAGCGCGGCACCCAGAGCGTTGACGATTTCCATGGGGCTACACCTCCATCAAGAATCGATTTTGAAGTATCCGGTATGATCAGTTCTTCATCAAATTCTTGAATGGCACCGAGCCCATGGCATTCCTGGCATGCTCCTTGGGGGGCATTAAATGAAAACATGCGTGGACTCATTTCGGGAAAATTAATACCGCAATCAACGCATGCCTTATGTTTGCTCAGCATCCGTTCTTCGATTTTTTTCTCTCCTTCTTTTTTTGTGATAAGAAGCAAGACAAATCCTCCACCTTCTTTGAGCCCTGCTTCAAGCGCCTCGGCAATGCGTTGTTGCTCATCTTTATGGATATCAATGCGGTCTATGACTACCTCAATCGTATGTTGTGCGTAACGTCTCAGTAAAATGGACTCTGTGTGAAGATTGTATACCACACCATCAACACGTACGCGTGTATAGCCTTGTTTTTTTAACTGTTCAAACAAATAATCATAACTTCCCTTTTTACCGCGAATGATCGGTGCACAAATTTGTATACGCGTCCCTGCATATTCTTTAATAATATGTTTCACCATCGACTGCACATCCTGCGGGCGGATAACCTTGGCGCAATTTGGGCAGAAAGGCGTTCCAACATGCGCAAAGAGCAAGCGAAGGTAGTCATAGATTTCCGTGACGGTGCCGACTGTTGATCGCGGATTATTTGAAAGTTTTTTCTGTTGGATTGCAATTGCAGGACTCAATCCCCTGATACTATCGACATCGGGTTTACCCATCACACCCAAAAACTGCCGCGCATAGGCAGAGAGGCTCTCAACATACCGCCGCTGCCCTTCCGCATAAAGCGTATCAAAAGCAAGGCTGCTCTTGCCGCTGCCGGAAAGTCCCGTGATAACCGTTAGGGATTGGAGTGGGATATCAAGATTAATGTTTTTGAGATTGTGCTGGCGAGCACCGCGAATTTCAATTTGTTCCGATTTTTGCATAGGTATTCTTTATTCACTCATTGCTTGTTTCCAGAGATAACGAGATACAAGCGTGGAAGTATAGTACCAGCATTTTAGGAAATAAAAAAGACCCTCATGGGGCCTTATCACATAGCATCACTTTTTTTCAATCGTACTAGCGTCTTAAGAGTATTTTCCCATCCGGTTTCCCAATATCTACTCATGAAGTAGAGCATAGTATCTTTTTTTGAAAATGCAACTTGCGGAGCAAGAGCATTATCTACGCTCAAACTCCGAAATGGACCCGTCTTAAATGAAAACGTTTTTGTTGTCCATACTCGTTCTTTGGGTTTGGGAGCAAAAGCATAATAATGGATCCGTAGGATATAGTCAGGCTGCTCACTTTCAAGAAACAAGAGTCCGTCAGGAGAATATGTTAATGCATTTTGGGCAGTAATCAATCCGCGAGGTGTCGGTGAAGAAACCCAGCTGCTTGGATGAACCCTAACTGGAGGGTATGGTATACCCGGTGTGCTACCTGATATACCAACAGTTCCATTTACATCTTCGGGCATGTCCTTCATCTGATAGACCCAAAATATACTTCTAGCTGAATCCAATCCTGATACAAGACCACTTCTATATGTTTGGTAATCAAACCATGAGGGATCAATACTTGTCTGGTACAGCTTATTCAACCCCCACCATAAGTATTCAGACCAAGAGACGGGCAGGCTGGCATTCAAATCTTTGATGAAGTGCCAATAATCATTTTCCGCATCATACTCAAAGTATCCGGGAATTTCCCGACATCGGAGGTTTTGAGTGTCAAAGCATTTCAAGTTGTTCTGATTGTAGTAGTATTCATTTTTGTAATTCCTCCATGCTGCGATCATATTTCCGCTCTGCTGCTCTACACTCACCTGAACTGGGTACACAGCACCATACATACCGTCATACGGTTTAATACCCGGCGGTCCCCTTCTCTCGCTAAAAGCGGGTACGCGATATTCTTCAAATCTTGGATCATCCGGTGATTTGACGAATGTTGCAAGGGGAGTTGCGGCAGGAGTCGGAGTCCGAGTGGGCAGTGCTGATGGAGTTGGCGATGGAGACGCTGTGAGTATGGGGGTTGGAGTAGGTGGGGGTGTAACTATTGGCGAGGATGAAGACGTAGAGAGTGGTTGTGATATTGGCATGGGTGTAGCTATGGAAACTTCTGGTGGCAAATCAGCGGATGCTGTTGATTCAAATGGTGCGGAACTCGAAGCAGCGAATGGAGTAAAAAAAGTCTGCTGTTGGTCTGGTTGAGATACCGGGAATAGCTCTGGACGAGAAGTCTGGATTGGCGATGCAATTGGTACAGAAGGGATTGATTCACGAATACTGCAAGATGCGGAAAGTGCAAGTGATGTTATCAATGAACAATACCTGAATCGTTGAACACTATTCATGGTTTCATATGAAGTATATACCAAATACTACATTCGGAAAACGTAATAAACCCTAACAATACTTACGCCTTACTCCTCTTTGCTATTTCATCTCGAAGCTCGATAGCTTTTTCAAAGTCAAGCTGCTCAACGCTTTGTTGCATCTCCTGCTGAAGAATAGCAAGGGATTTGAGTGCGTGGACGTCTTTCTTTTTGAAATCCTGTCCGGGAGCAATATCTCCTTCAATCGCACGTTTAATACTGCGAGGAGTAATGCTGTGTTTTTTATTATATTTTTCTTGCAGAGTACGGCGACGATCCGTTTCTGCACATGCCTGCTTGATTGAATTCGTCAGCACATCGGCATAGAGTATGACGTACGAGTCCACATTGCGTGCTGCCCTGCCAATCGTCTGAATAAGGCTTGTGGTATTCCGCAAAAAACCCTCCTTATCTGCATCGAGAATTGCTACCAACCCAACTTCAGGGATATCCAATCCTTCTCGCAACAGATTGATGCCAACCAATACATCAAAAACACCTTGACGCAATTGTTTAATAAGCGCTGTGCGATCGAGTGTATCCACCTCGCTATGCATATAGCGCGCTTTAATGTCATGCTCCACAAGATATTCAGTGAGCTCTTCGGCTGAGCGCTTGGTGAGTGTTGTCACAAGTATGCGATGCCCCATCTTCGTCACTTTTGTGATCTCACCCATAACATCCTGGATTGAACCCTTCATGGGACGAATTTCAACAGGGGGGTCTACAAGCCCCGTAGGGCGCACAATAAGCTCAACTGTCTGTCCTGCATGAATCGCCTCATATTCCGCCGGAGTTGCACTCACAAATATTCCGTGTTCAAGGTACTTCTCGAATTCCTGAAATTTCAATGGACGATTATCCAGAGCGCTCGGCAGGCGAAATCCGTAATCTACAAGATTTTTCTTTCGAGAATAATCACCCCCATACATGCCGCGTATTTGAGGAATTGTCACATGACTTTCATCAATCATAATTAAAAATTCTTTTGAAAAAGGGCTGTGTTTAAAAAAATCCAACAAGCACGACGGCGGCTCACCTGATGCCCTCCCATCAAAATGGCGGGAATAATTCTCAATACCTTTACAATAGCCAAGCTGCTCCATCATCTCAAGATCATAGTTGGTGCGTTGTTCAAGCCGGTGCGCTTCTAACATGCCGAGTTTGGGAAGCTGTTCTACGAGTTCTTGGTGAATTGATTGAATAGCACGCTTGCGCTTCTCTTCCGGTGCAATAAACGGCTTGGCGGGAAACAAAAGCGCATGAGAAAGAGATTCAAGTAGAGTACCGTGAAGTGCATGCACCAAAGAAATTGATTCAATGACATCACCATCAAGGGTGAAGCGAAAAAGATCGCCACCTGCTCCTTGCATAACATCAACGGTATCTCCCCGCACACGAAATCGTCCAGGAACAAGCTCAAGATCGTTCCGTTCATAAAGCAAATCCACCAGGCGTTGCATGAATGCACGCCGTGATATACTCTCTCCCGTAGTGACATCATAGGTACTCTGATGAAAATCAATTGGATCGCCAAATCCATAGATACATGAAACAGAGGCGACAACAATGACGTCCTTGCGGGACATAAGCGCAACAGCTGCCTCCATACGCAATCGTTCGATCGTTTCATTAATCTGCGTTTCTTTTTCAATATACGTATCCGTTTGCGGCATATAACTCTCCGGCTGATAGTAGTCATAGTACGACACAAAGTAACACACGCTGTTTTGGGGGAAAAATGCCTTGAATTCAGTATACAATTGCGCAGCAAGTGTTTTGTTGTGGGCTATCACGAGCGTAGGAATCTGTAAACGTTCAATGACATTTGCAATTGCGAATGTTTTACCCGAACCCGTGACACCAAGAAGCGTTTGAGTGGGATACGATGAAAAACCATCCGAGAGTTGCTGGATGGCTTTGGGCTGATCGCCCGAAGGCTTGAAATCTGATACAAGACTGAATTTCATCTGGGAACGGTTATTTCTTTCTGTTCTTTTTAACGCGAATGCGTATTTCCGGCAAGAGCGAGGGAGGCATACCCTCGTAATTCTTATTCACCTGAGCGCGTTTAGCCTGTGCAGCCCATGATCCCCCCGTTGGGCCCTGCTGCTCCTTTTTCCGCATTTTTTCGCGCTTTTCACCTTTTGTATCTGGATTAAATTCATCCGGTCGTTTCATATATAGGCAGTATATCACTCTCCCTTGACAATTCCATCATGCCATGAAAAACTAGCATCATGTCCCTTGAAGAAAGCTCTTCAGAATGGATGCGAATCAAAAAGTTTCTTGCCCACACCGCACGAGAGACCGGGCAGCGTCTCGGATGGAGCGAAGTAGCATTGCACACAGAGAATCAAGACCTCAGAATCCAATTCGCAAACCTTCCTGATAACGGCGTTGCGGATCATCAAAAAGGCACCTACTATTCGAAACTCTTCCATACTGATGGCTGGTATAGGAACGACGAACAGGGAGCGCATCTTGTAAGCTATGGCAATGGAGCAAATTACCTACCTCATGGATACCCATCCATCGCCGGCGTCCTCTTCTTTGCGTTCGGAGATGCTCGGAGTATTATAGTCCCCGGCGCCAAAGTCAAGCGTACAGCGCGCAAGAAACGCCAAAATGAACCGACTGATATTTTGACGCAAAGCCGCTATCAACATGGAATCGTGCTCTACGGACTTGCAGATGGAGTTCTGACACTTTCCGATGAACATCCGTTTTATCCGGCAACACTTCTCTTTCTGCAAACGCATTTGAACACGTATCGCCGCGTGATCGACCATGCGCTTCCCGGCGTTGTATTCCCTGAAGACCAGAAAGTTGCTCGTGTTCAAGAGTTTCAATATCACCAGGAGTTTGTGCCACTCCTCGCAGAGCATCTTGTTACCCAAGTTATTTGTTCCACCGAAGGAACACTAATACGACAGGAACCTGTCCTACGACTTGTCACCTCGACCCAATAAAGATTGGGTCATTTTTTATGCCGTACTCTTGACATTTCTGTCAAAAATGCATATACTGCCGCGTATGGCACAACCAAGCCGTGTAACACCAATAGATCCTTCAAAACGAGAATTAAAAACAAACGATACGCCTCTAGTAGCACCTCGGGAATACCATAACCCACTTGAAGGCCTTTCTCATCCGGTTGTAGTCGGCACTCTGCTTGCATCTGGAGAAGTCATGGCATTTTTGGGAATATTCTTTGGACTTCGCCTTACCCTTGCAGGGCTCTACGTGATCAGCATTATCCTCCTTGCAACACGCATATGGAGTGAGTCGAAAAACACACATCAGCTACTTGATGGCGAATATGCATGGATTGTCCGTCTTCTGGTTGTTATAGTGGGCTTTACATTCGTAGAGATCGGGATGACTATGAGTTTATCGTGGCAGGGATATGCCACGCAAGTCTTCGGCTTTTCGATCCCATTAGCCTATACTACACTTCTACTCTATCTCAAAAAGAAAGCGGAAGTGAGCTAAGCCCCTTACCGGGCTTCTTTTTTTGCAATCAAACAGATATTCTCGGCATTCCACCAGTGAGCTCGTTTCCCTTTCAGAGAATAATAGCAATCAAGCACAGTAAAACCGCTTTTTAAGCACAGTGCGACAAGCTCGTTGCAGCGAAAGCTATAATAGTACAATGGAGCCGATAGAATGCCGGACTTCCATGTCGTCAATAAATCCCTCCACGAAAGATCCCTATAGTCGACACCAAATGCTCGTTGGTATGATCCAGGATCCAGAAGCGAGCGTTCAAGCGCATATTTCCAAACGCTTTTTTTCTGGAGAGTTGCCCTCCATAAATTCCATGCGGTAAGAAAAAGTGTTCCCTCACTTTTCAAAAAAAGATGCATCTGAGACAGAGCCTGCATGCGCAATTGCTCCGAGGGCGCATGATGGAGAACCGCAATGGAGAAAATAACATCAAAATGCCTACCTTCAAGTTCTTTTATTGTATTGAGTGTAAGCATGTCACCGCAATAAAATTCCTTAGTATGATCATTACTAAATCGCTTGCGTGCATCATGTATAAATGATTCATTCAAATCTATGCCTGTATACTGAATACTATGGGTAGTAAACAATTCTGCCGTTCTCCCATTCCCACACCCAACATCAAGCACACTCATACCATCCTTTACAATCGTGCGCAATGGAGTACAATCATCCCACGAAAAGCGGCGCGTAGCACTAAATGGCTTGGCAATAGTGTGGTAACCTTCTTTGGTAAGCACATAGAGATTTTGCGCCGTCTTATCATTCATATGAATAGCGAACAACAACAACTAGCTACTGCAATCATACAAGATTGTGTAGCATGCAGCAATTTAACACCTGAAAAACTTGGTGCGATCAAACGCAAATCTTTGCGACAATCGCCCCAAAAAATGATAGATAACCATTCATTGTTGCAATGGTATCGACATCTTGTGAAAACAGGCGTTGTGCAAAAAGCAGAGCATGTTGAATCGGCTCTCCAAATTCATCCTATTCGATCACAATCCGGCATTGCTGTCATTACTCTTCTCACCATGCCGGCAGGATGCCCCGGCAGATGCTCGTATTGCCCCACCGAAAGCAGAATGCCAAAAAGCTATGTTGCAACCGAACCGGCTGCAGCCCGCGCACTTACCTTGCAATTTGACCCATACATCCAAACTGAAAATCGCATCACGACTCTGCGGCACAATGCGCACTCTACAGATAAAATCGAACTTATCATCAAGGGAGGGACGTGGTCTGCATATCCGAAGGATTACCGCGAATGGTTTATTCAACAGTGCTTTCAGGCCATGAATGAAACGGGGGTCATGCATCGAGATATCGTCAACGCAAATCCATCTTCTCAATTCAATAGATTTTGGGGAGATGAAAAAGATACCTGGTCAATGCAAAAACTTACTGCAGAACAACACATCAACGAAACAGCGCTTAATCGCTGCATTGGTCTGACGATTGAAACGCGCCCCGATTGGGTGACCGTTGAAGAGATTGTTCATTTGCGCCAACTTGGATGCACGCGTGTTGAGCTTGGACTTCAAACAACCGATGATGAAATATTAAAAAATATTAAGCGTGGACATACGGCTGAGCAAACGGCACAGGCGACGAAACTTCTCAAAGATGCCGGTTTTAAAGTGGATCATCACCTTATGCCGGGCCTTCCGGGAGCAACGCCCGAGAAAGACTTGGCTGTTGCGAAAGAAGTGTTCGCCTCTGATCACTACCAGCCGGACACCATCAAGCTCTATCCCTGTGTTATTTTGCCATCTACGGAAATCTACACATGGTACAAGGAGGGTCGTTTTATCCCCTACTCTACGGAAATACTTATACGTCTCCTCGCAGAAATAAAAGCACTTGTTCCTCCCTATATGCGCGTTGCTCGCGTAATCCGAGATTTTCCTTCTCCGGAAATTGCCGGAGGTAACCTCGTAACAAATCTTCGAGAAACAATTCAAAAAACCATGAAAGAGCAGGGACTTCAGTGCACGTGCCTTCGCTGCCGTGAAGTAGGGCATGTCCTTTCGAGATCAGATCTCGCAACTCACGAATGGAAACCTGTTTTAAAAATACGGTCATACGCGGCATCTGGGGGAATGGAATATTTCTTAAGCTACGAAAGTGACGATGAAAAAATCGTCTATGCTTTTTTGCGTATGCGATTCCCTTCACCGGATGCGCATATTCTCTATGAAGCTTTGCCCGAAATTGCACATGCTGCACTGATCCGTGAACTTCATACCTATGGATCGCTTGTACCGATTGATACCGCTAACCTCAATGCATCTCAACACAGGGGCTTGGGTAAAGCACTCCTCGCTGAAGCTGAAAAAATTGCACGCGAACATAGCTTCAAAAAAATCGCGGTTATCTCCGGTGTTGGTGTACGAGATTATTACAAAAAACAGGGGTACACACTTGAAGGAACGTATATGGTGAAAATTTTAAAATAACGGTAAGAAGAAGTTGATATTAAAAAACGCTCCTTGCGAGAGCGTTAGGTGAGAAAAATCGGTTTGAAGAGACTTGCAAGAAGCTCTTTGACTTGTGCAATCTGTGCCGCACTCAACGTTGTATTACCTTCTTCATCTTTGTCTGGAGGAGCGTCAATAGTATAGATGCGTTCAGGGAGACTCTCCTGCGCCTGCATTTGTGGAGGGATAGAAGGACGCATGCCAATTGCTTTTTCGACATTATCGGGAAATTTGCCAGGATCGGCAGTTTCATAGAGAAGCGCGAGATGGTGAGTGGTATTGAATCGGAATCGCTCAAACGCATCCCAGGCAACAGCGCCATGCGGATCGAGAATGAGATTATCTGTTC harbors:
- the uvrB gene encoding excinuclease ABC subunit UvrB; this translates as MKFSLVSDFKPSGDQPKAIQQLSDGFSSYPTQTLLGVTGSGKTFAIANVIERLQIPTLVIAHNKTLAAQLYTEFKAFFPQNSVCYFVSYYDYYQPESYMPQTDTYIEKETQINETIERLRMEAAVALMSRKDVIVVASVSCIYGFGDPIDFHQSTYDVTTGESISRRAFMQRLVDLLYERNDLELVPGRFRVRGDTVDVMQGAGGDLFRFTLDGDVIESISLVHALHGTLLESLSHALLFPAKPFIAPEEKRKRAIQSIHQELVEQLPKLGMLEAHRLEQRTNYDLEMMEQLGYCKGIENYSRHFDGRASGEPPSCLLDFFKHSPFSKEFLIMIDESHVTIPQIRGMYGGDYSRKKNLVDYGFRLPSALDNRPLKFQEFEKYLEHGIFVSATPAEYEAIHAGQTVELIVRPTGLVDPPVEIRPMKGSIQDVMGEITKVTKMGHRILVTTLTKRSAEELTEYLVEHDIKARYMHSEVDTLDRTALIKQLRQGVFDVLVGINLLREGLDIPEVGLVAILDADKEGFLRNTTSLIQTIGRAARNVDSYVILYADVLTNSIKQACAETDRRRTLQEKYNKKHSITPRSIKRAIEGDIAPGQDFKKKDVHALKSLAILQQEMQQSVEQLDFEKAIELRDEIAKRSKA
- a CDS encoding class I SAM-dependent methyltransferase, which encodes MNDKTAQNLYVLTKEGYHTIAKPFSATRRFSWDDCTPLRTIVKDGMSVLDVGCGNGRTAELFTTHSIQYTGIDLNESFIHDARKRFSNDHTKEFYCGDMLTLNTIKELEGRHFDVIFSIAVLHHAPSEQLRMQALSQMHLFLKSEGTLFLTAWNLWRATLQKKSVWKYALERSLLDPGSYQRAFGVDYRDLSWRDLLTTWKSGILSAPLYYYSFRCNELVALCLKSGFTVLDCYYSLKGKRAHWWNAENICLIAKKEAR
- a CDS encoding tRNA uridine(34) 5-carboxymethylaminomethyl modification radical SAM/GNAT enzyme Elp3, translated to MNSEQQQLATAIIQDCVACSNLTPEKLGAIKRKSLRQSPQKMIDNHSLLQWYRHLVKTGVVQKAEHVESALQIHPIRSQSGIAVITLLTMPAGCPGRCSYCPTESRMPKSYVATEPAAARALTLQFDPYIQTENRITTLRHNAHSTDKIELIIKGGTWSAYPKDYREWFIQQCFQAMNETGVMHRDIVNANPSSQFNRFWGDEKDTWSMQKLTAEQHINETALNRCIGLTIETRPDWVTVEEIVHLRQLGCTRVELGLQTTDDEILKNIKRGHTAEQTAQATKLLKDAGFKVDHHLMPGLPGATPEKDLAVAKEVFASDHYQPDTIKLYPCVILPSTEIYTWYKEGRFIPYSTEILIRLLAEIKALVPPYMRVARVIRDFPSPEIAGGNLVTNLRETIQKTMKEQGLQCTCLRCREVGHVLSRSDLATHEWKPVLKIRSYAASGGMEYFLSYESDDEKIVYAFLRMRFPSPDAHILYEALPEIAHAALIRELHTYGSLVPIDTANLNASQHRGLGKALLAEAEKIAREHSFKKIAVISGVGVRDYYKKQGYTLEGTYMVKILK